In one window of Kitasatospora sp. MMS16-BH015 DNA:
- a CDS encoding DsbA family protein codes for MRVEVWGDINCPWCYIGKARFDQALAGFEHREDVEVVHRSFELDPHAPRAARPVIPLLAAKYGLSLEQAEAAEGHIAENARGEGLPYLSGGRDAANSFDMHRLLHFAKEQGRQAELLDVLYRANFAEERSAFATARLVELAVEARLDGEAAAAVLADPEAYADAVREDEATASAMGATGVPFFVLDRRLGVSGAQPVETFARALEQAWESQVPLPLIPVGGGDAQACGPDGCALPQQ; via the coding sequence ATGCGCGTAGAGGTGTGGGGCGACATCAACTGCCCGTGGTGCTACATCGGCAAGGCCCGGTTCGACCAGGCCCTGGCCGGCTTCGAGCACCGCGAGGACGTGGAGGTCGTCCACCGTTCGTTCGAGCTGGACCCGCACGCGCCGCGGGCGGCCCGCCCGGTGATCCCGCTGCTGGCGGCGAAGTACGGGCTGAGCCTGGAGCAGGCCGAGGCGGCGGAGGGACACATCGCCGAGAACGCGCGCGGGGAGGGGCTGCCGTACCTGAGCGGCGGGCGCGACGCGGCGAACTCCTTCGACATGCACCGGCTGCTGCACTTCGCCAAGGAGCAGGGGCGGCAGGCGGAGCTGCTGGACGTGCTGTACCGGGCCAACTTCGCCGAGGAGCGCTCGGCGTTCGCGACGGCGCGGCTGGTCGAGTTGGCCGTCGAGGCGAGGCTGGACGGCGAGGCGGCGGCCGCGGTGCTGGCCGATCCGGAGGCGTACGCGGATGCCGTGCGCGAGGACGAGGCGACGGCGAGCGCGATGGGGGCGACGGGCGTGCCGTTCTTCGTCCTCGACCGCCGCCTGGGAGTGTCGGGCGCCCAGCCCGTGGAAACGTTCGCCCGGGCGCTCGAGCAGGCCTGGGAGAGCCAGGTGCCGCTGCCCCTGATCCCGGTCGGCGGGGGCGACGCACAGGCCTGCGGCCCGGACGGCTGCGCACTGCCCCAGCAGTAG
- a CDS encoding RNA polymerase subunit sigma-70 encodes MALPHSERGTAMPSNADFTALAEPFRPELLAHCYRILGSIHDAEDQVQETYLRAWRGFDGFEGRSSVRRWLYKIATRACLTALETRTRRPLPSGLAAPEDDHRAAVAPREPAVAWLQPAPDGLLGAGDPAAIVAGRTGVRLAFIAALQMLSARQRAVLTLRDVLGFRTAEVAEMLDTTTAAVDSTLRRARARLAEAGPVEDGLAEPDEETRRTLLDRYVDAFTRADPAALVTLLRADVELEMPPTPTWFTGRRAVLGFLADRVLRPDRWQLTPTRANGQSAFVIHRHAGHGRYEPYGVQVLTLIGARVARITAFNDPSLVPTFVSAPATAPAPAPAQP; translated from the coding sequence GTGGCCTTGCCGCACTCCGAACGAGGAACCGCGATGCCGTCGAACGCCGATTTCACCGCCCTGGCCGAGCCCTTCCGGCCGGAACTGCTCGCGCACTGCTACCGGATCCTCGGCTCGATCCACGATGCCGAGGACCAGGTGCAGGAGACCTATCTGCGGGCGTGGCGCGGGTTCGACGGCTTCGAGGGGCGCTCCTCGGTGCGGCGGTGGCTGTACAAGATCGCCACCCGGGCCTGCCTGACGGCGCTGGAGACGCGGACCCGGCGGCCCCTGCCGTCGGGGTTGGCGGCTCCGGAGGACGATCACCGCGCGGCCGTGGCCCCCCGCGAACCGGCGGTGGCCTGGCTCCAGCCGGCGCCGGACGGCCTCCTCGGTGCCGGCGACCCGGCGGCGATCGTGGCCGGGCGGACGGGAGTCCGGCTCGCCTTCATCGCCGCGCTCCAGATGCTGTCCGCCCGGCAGCGGGCGGTGTTGACCCTGCGCGACGTGCTCGGGTTCCGGACCGCCGAGGTCGCCGAGATGCTCGACACGACGACGGCGGCCGTCGACAGCACGCTCCGCCGCGCCCGGGCCCGGCTGGCCGAGGCCGGCCCGGTCGAGGACGGCCTGGCCGAGCCGGACGAGGAGACCAGGCGCACCCTCCTCGACCGCTACGTCGATGCGTTCACCCGGGCCGACCCCGCCGCGCTGGTCACCTTGCTGCGCGCCGACGTGGAGCTGGAGATGCCGCCCACCCCGACCTGGTTCACCGGCCGCCGCGCCGTCCTCGGCTTCCTGGCCGACCGGGTGCTGCGCCCCGACCGCTGGCAACTGACGCCCACCCGCGCCAACGGCCAGTCCGCCTTCGTCATCCACCGGCACGCGGGCCACGGGCGGTACGAGCCCTACGGCGTCCAGGTCCTGACCCTGATCGGCGCCCGCGTCGCCCGCATCACGGCGTTCAACGACCCGAGCCTGGTGCCGACCTTCGTGTCCGCCCCTGCCACTGCCCCCGCCCCTGCCCCCGCGCAACCATGA